The sequence below is a genomic window from Nostoc flagelliforme CCNUN1.
CTTGGTGTTATTCGTCCAGCTAACCTTGAAAGCTGGTATGATGAATCACAATTTAACTTCGCTTTTACAGCTGACAATAGCAATAATCCTAATGTTTACGGAACAACTTTAATCCCTGCTAGTGTTGCTAGTTCGTGGGGAATGAACTTTAGCTCTTTCTTATCAGGATCAAATCCCTACAATGCTAATATCCGTCAAATTAGACCGATAGAATTTTTTCATCCCAGTGCCTTTGGAAGTGTTGGATATACTAGTAATGATTTGGTTTGGGCAGCATGTAGCGGAATTTCAAATACTGGAATTGATGAATTAATTACTTCTAATTCCAGCTATCTTTATTTAGGCAAATCTAGCGGTCAAAGTTGTGCTTTAGCTGTGAGAATATCATGACACAATACTCTGCAAAGGTGGCACTAGTTTCTATTATTTATGGGAAGATTACACGCACTAAAACTAGTGTAAAATTGGCTAGCCTGCCAAGTATAACTAATACAGTAACTATTGAAACGGTCGTAAATTCTCGCCCAACAATAGGGCAAATATTCCCCCGTGGAATGAGATAATATGGTTGACATTACCTATGCAGATACTAGGACTAGAGATGCTAACACTCAAAAAGTGCTTAGTATTTTGCCTCCAACACAGGAAGCACCAGCACCAGCACCAGCACCAGCAATCCCACGGCCAATTGATAATCATGCCGCGCCGCATAATCTCCCACCAATACAGCAAGAAATACGCCAAACAGGACAACCTTACAAACCTACGCCTTATGAGGACAAACCAACTGGTGATAATGCTGGCATCGCTAGGCAGATAAGAACTAGTAGTGAAATAAGCTCTGATAATCTTGGTATTAACTTTGCTATGCGTAGCGGTGGCGATGCATTGGGTAGGGAGCTTGCCTATGGTTTAAATTGGTATTTTTCTGGACTGCTTAACGGTCTATTTCCTAATCACGAAACTGCTAGTTTAGAAGAATCTATTCCTTTCCCTAGTGCCGAAGGTGGTTTTTATTTTAGAGGTAAAGATGATGCCAATAAAGTACAGGATGCAATTGATAACGGCAAAAAAATTGTTGATGATTTGCGTGATAATCCACCACGGTTTGAAATTCCACAGATTAAAATACCTAAGATAGAAAGGATACAAATACCAGAGATTAAACTACCAGATTTACCAGAATTTAAAATACCAGAATTTAAAATACCAGAATTTCAAGATAAGGATAAACCTATACCCTACCCGAAAATTGATCAGCCCAAATACCCGGAAATACCATCAGATTTGGAAAGGCAATTGAGAGATTTAGACTTAAGTCGTTGTGGAGGAATATTTTTTAGTTATTCTTATGTAAATGAATATTTAGGGGAGTATTTTGTTGAAAATGCTCAAAAAACTGGAGGATATTTTGAGCAAATAAAAATCCCAAGCTCTTTAGATGAAGCGGTGGGATTGTTTAATTCCTATTGGACTGCTTATTATAAAAATAATCCGAATGAAGGCTCATTTTCTAATATAGATAAAATCGTATGGATAGAATCAGGGGGGGCAACGGGAAGTACACAAAATGTTGATTTAGGGGGAGGAATTAAATATAGTAATTCTGTAGGGATTGGCAACCGAGTTAGTAAAACTGGCAATCCATCTCAAGGAGGCTACCCATTCATTTACGCTTCACAGAACACAATTGAAATCACGGGGCTAACCACTAAAACAGCAATAAATTCTATATTAGATAGTTTAACTTTTAGTGGTAGCAAACCAGAAATTTATAGTTTACAAGTAACTCAAAAATCTAATAAAGACTGCCCACTCGGTAAACCTCCCCCATTACCCGATCCACAAATGTGGAGTTATTGTGCGCGATAAACCTATTAAAGAATCTAGAGTAAAACCACGATACGGTCGTTATTTTCAAGAGGGTCAGAAAAATAATAAGCAAGATTGGAGGATAGATTTCAAATAATGCTAAGACTACCCCACAGAGTAAGACGGCAAAGCGATAAAAGCAATAAAGATAATAATTATATTAGTTTGTCGGAATCTTGCAAAATCTTATTTTTAACAGAAAGCAGTATCCGATACCATATTATTCGCCACCGACTCAAAGCCTTTAAAAGTGGCGGCAAATGGTATTTAAGCAAAGATAGTGTAGAAACTTTTAAAACTTGGCAGAACTATAACAAACGCAAAGACCATTAAGGGTTAAGGGTCAATCGGGAAAGTTTGCTATAGCTAATGACAAGATTAGCCGTAGGGAGTACTTTAGTTGTATCAAAGCTCACTAACTCTAGGTACATACTTATGGCTGCTAGCGTTACCACTACCGCTACTACTTTGGAAGGTCAACTATGGGAGGTTGCTGTTCGTGCCCAAGTTGCAGAGCTTGCGATTGATCCGGCAACCCGCCCAAACAACGTGACGACCACGATAGACACAGAAAACCAAACCGTATCTGTGACCTTCACAGCACCAGCTACTTTTTCAGTTAGTTCTTCCGGTGCTTTGGTAGCTAGTCCGACGACTTATTTACCTTAACTATTAACTTAGTGGGGAGTTTTCCCCATTCAAACTAATATTTTGAAAGGAAAAAAAATATGGCAGCAGAGGCTAAAACCCAAGTTTATTATATTAATTTGGGTGGAACAGTTGGGAATGTCGGCTCTATGCGCTACGCATGGAGAGGTAGGAAAGATGCTTATAAGAAAGTTATAGCGGATGAATTGGGCGTTGTGATAGCTAAGGATACTGATAGTGGTCTTATGTTTGGAGCGCAAAATCCCAGACCAGCAGAAGTACGAATTAGCTATACAAAAGCTAATGGATTAAGCGGTACTGTAGTACGTTTTTGTGAGCCTGATAAGCTTGGTGGTGTTACCACTGGCGGAAAACTAAATGGTAAAAAAATTACCATTGGAGGCAAAGATTATAACATCAATAACGTAACTATCAAAACCAATTAGTGTGGAACTATCCGAAGGTTACAGCGATTTAAAAAACAATTATCTTTGGAATGTCAGGTTTAACCAGCTACTTTTATCTGAGAAAAATCATGAGATTCCTAGAGAATTTACCTCTGGGA
It includes:
- a CDS encoding helix-turn-helix domain-containing protein; translated protein: MLRLPHRVRRQSDKSNKDNNYISLSESCKILFLTESSIRYHIIRHRLKAFKSGGKWYLSKDSVETFKTWQNYNKRKDH